One genomic region from Neisseria weaveri encodes:
- a CDS encoding VOC family protein yields the protein MSANPSILSHVSLGTNRFEEAVAFYDKVLASLGIGRTLDLSEHQAVAYGRAYPEFWIQAPCDGQPAQTANGVHIAFYAETREEVDAFYQAALAAGAKDDGAPGPRPHYGKEYYGCFVRDLDGHKIEAMAWLAE from the coding sequence ATGTCTGCCAATCCCAGCATTCTTTCCCACGTATCGCTCGGTACCAACCGTTTTGAAGAAGCGGTGGCGTTTTACGACAAAGTGCTGGCTTCCCTCGGCATCGGACGGACTTTGGATTTAAGCGAACATCAAGCCGTGGCTTACGGTCGCGCCTATCCTGAATTTTGGATTCAGGCGCCATGCGACGGCCAGCCCGCGCAAACCGCCAACGGCGTACACATCGCGTTTTATGCCGAAACCCGCGAAGAAGTCGATGCCTTTTATCAAGCGGCTTTGGCCGCAGGCGCGAAAGACGACGGCGCACCCGGCCCGCGCCCGCATTACGGCAAAGAATATTACGGCTGCTTTGTGCGCGATTTGGACGGCCACAAAATCGAAGCCATGGCTTGGCTGGCCGAGTAA
- a CDS encoding DegQ family serine endoprotease, with product MPKYIAVLTAAVVAAGLSGCDKAEILSKKQESTLVKSVEAETDNGKISMLLPDFTKLVEQEGRTVVNIQAIKYPTSVAEQEDGIDLNQFSDNDPFYEFFKRLVPNMPEMPQQEDDGELNFGSGFIISPDGYILTNTHVVAGMNQIKVMLNDKHEYMAKLIGSDQQSDVALLKIEAENLPVIKVGNAKDLKPGEWVAAIGAPFGFDNSVTAGIVSAKGRSLPNENYTPFIQTDVAINPGNSGGPLFNLKGQVVGINSQIYSRSGGFMGISFAIPIDVAMNVADQLKTTGKVQRGQLGVVIQEVSYDLAKSFGLDAATGALIAKVLPGSPAAQAGLQVGDIVRSVDGEVVRASSDLPVMVGSMQPGKEVTLGIWRKGKDLEAKVRLGSTTATVNEGQANPQSQTNPQNIQSFSIENTGLTLHTRETSGGRRLVVLRAEGAAARAGLRRGDLILSVGRINVEDEATFRAAMESAGKNIPLLVQRGNDTVFLALNLQ from the coding sequence ATGCCTAAATATATCGCTGTATTGACAGCTGCCGTTGTAGCGGCCGGTTTGAGCGGTTGTGATAAAGCCGAAATTTTGAGCAAAAAGCAGGAAAGCACTTTGGTCAAATCGGTGGAAGCCGAAACCGATAACGGTAAAATCAGCATGTTGCTGCCTGATTTTACCAAGCTGGTGGAGCAGGAAGGCCGTACGGTGGTCAACATCCAGGCAATCAAATATCCGACCAGCGTTGCCGAGCAGGAAGACGGCATTGATTTGAACCAATTTTCCGATAATGATCCGTTTTACGAGTTTTTCAAACGCTTAGTGCCGAATATGCCCGAAATGCCGCAGCAGGAAGACGATGGCGAATTGAACTTCGGTTCGGGCTTTATCATCAGCCCCGACGGCTATATTCTGACCAACACGCACGTGGTTGCGGGCATGAACCAAATCAAGGTAATGCTGAACGACAAACACGAATACATGGCCAAACTGATCGGTTCGGATCAGCAGTCTGATGTTGCATTGTTGAAAATCGAAGCAGAAAACCTGCCTGTGATCAAAGTGGGCAACGCCAAAGATTTGAAACCGGGCGAATGGGTGGCCGCCATCGGTGCGCCGTTCGGCTTTGATAACAGCGTGACCGCAGGCATCGTATCCGCCAAAGGCCGCAGCCTGCCGAACGAAAACTACACGCCGTTTATCCAAACCGACGTCGCCATCAACCCAGGCAACTCCGGCGGCCCGCTGTTTAACCTGAAAGGCCAAGTGGTCGGTATCAACTCGCAGATTTACAGCCGCAGCGGCGGATTTATGGGCATTTCCTTTGCCATTCCGATTGATGTGGCCATGAACGTGGCCGATCAGCTGAAGACTACCGGTAAAGTACAACGCGGCCAATTGGGCGTGGTAATTCAGGAAGTTTCTTACGACTTGGCCAAGTCGTTCGGCTTGGACGCAGCGACCGGTGCGCTGATCGCCAAAGTGTTGCCGGGCAGTCCGGCCGCGCAGGCAGGTTTGCAGGTCGGCGATATTGTACGCAGCGTGGATGGCGAAGTGGTGCGCGCTTCCAGCGATCTGCCGGTGATGGTCGGATCGATGCAGCCGGGCAAAGAAGTGACTTTGGGTATTTGGCGTAAAGGTAAAGATTTGGAGGCTAAGGTCCGTTTGGGTTCGACTACCGCCACCGTAAACGAGGGTCAAGCCAATCCGCAAAGTCAGACCAATCCGCAAAATATTCAGTCGTTTTCGATTGAAAATACCGGCTTGACGCTGCATACGCGCGAAACATCGGGCGGTCGCCGTTTGGTGGTGTTGAGGGCGGAAGGTGCGGCCGCGCGTGCAGGTTTGCGTCGCGGCGATTTGATTTTGTCGGTCGGCAGAATCAATGTTGAAGACGAAGCCACATTCCGTGCAGCAATGGAAAGTGCCGGTAAAAATATTCCGTTATTGGTTCAGCGCGGAAACGACACGGTATTTTTGGCCCTGAACTTACAGTAA
- the nth gene encoding endonuclease III, translating into MNKQIRQEIFERLREANPHPTTELNFNSPFELLIAVLLSAQATDVGVNKATAKLFPVADNPQAMLDLGLEGVMEYTKTIGLYKTKSKHVIETCRILLERHNGEVPESREALEALPGVGRKTANVVLNTAFRHPVMAVDTHIFRVSNRTRIAPGKNVREVEDKLMKFVPKEFLMDAHHWLILHGRYTCKAQKPLCERCLINDLCEYPAKTILTV; encoded by the coding sequence ATGAACAAACAAATCCGTCAAGAAATCTTCGAGCGTTTGCGCGAGGCCAATCCGCATCCGACCACCGAATTGAATTTCAACAGCCCTTTCGAGCTGCTGATTGCCGTGTTGCTGTCGGCGCAAGCCACGGACGTGGGCGTGAACAAAGCCACCGCCAAACTGTTTCCCGTTGCGGACAATCCGCAGGCCATGCTGGATTTAGGCTTGGAAGGCGTGATGGAATACACCAAGACCATCGGTTTGTATAAAACCAAATCCAAACACGTTATCGAAACCTGCCGTATTCTTTTGGAACGGCACAACGGCGAAGTGCCGGAAAGCCGTGAAGCCTTGGAAGCCTTGCCCGGCGTGGGCAGAAAAACGGCGAATGTGGTGTTGAATACGGCGTTCAGACATCCGGTGATGGCGGTGGATACGCACATTTTCCGCGTGTCGAACCGAACCAGAATCGCCCCGGGTAAAAATGTGCGCGAAGTTGAAGATAAGCTGATGAAATTCGTACCGAAAGAATTTCTGATGGATGCCCACCACTGGCTGATTCTGCACGGACGCTACACCTGCAAAGCACAGAAGCCGTTGTGCGAACGCTGCCTGATTAACGATCTGTGCGAATACCCTGCCAAAACAATATTAACTGTTTAA
- a CDS encoding thermonuclease family protein: protein MKKRILTVLPIALLPAFSAAEKPEWLEIGSYIAEQVAEYVWEQYTGERPPTAEQAVQYSGKVVAVHDGDTVQIRDGNGRKHKVRLAYVDAPELQQKYGTESRNVLRSAVQGKTVDVTVYEKDRYQREVARIVLRGYDVNLAMIKKGHAWHYVSIAKKKQGKAVFAEYAYAESQARAKKLGLWKSHAPEAPWDYRRKMRGQQHGTSGGRPKETGWFEGWW, encoded by the coding sequence ATGAAAAAGCGGATATTGACCGTATTGCCGATTGCCCTGCTGCCTGCGTTCAGTGCGGCCGAAAAACCGGAATGGCTGGAAATAGGTTCGTATATTGCCGAACAGGTGGCGGAATATGTGTGGGAACAATATACCGGCGAGCGGCCGCCGACGGCAGAACAAGCCGTTCAATACAGCGGTAAAGTCGTGGCGGTGCATGACGGCGATACCGTGCAGATCAGGGACGGCAACGGACGCAAACACAAAGTGCGCTTGGCGTATGTCGATGCGCCGGAATTGCAGCAAAAATACGGTACGGAGTCGCGCAATGTTTTGCGTTCGGCAGTGCAGGGCAAAACCGTAGACGTAACCGTTTATGAAAAAGACCGTTATCAGCGCGAAGTGGCGCGTATCGTTTTGCGCGGCTATGACGTAAATTTGGCCATGATTAAAAAAGGCCATGCCTGGCATTATGTTTCCATTGCCAAAAAGAAACAGGGCAAAGCCGTGTTTGCCGAATATGCTTATGCCGAATCGCAGGCCAGAGCGAAAAAGTTGGGCTTGTGGAAAAGCCATGCGCCCGAAGCACCGTGGGATTACCGCCGCAAGATGCGCGGGCAACAACACGGCACATCCGGCGGCAGACCCAAAGAAACAGGCTGGTTTGAAGGATGGTGGTAA
- the rpiA gene encoding ribose-5-phosphate isomerase RpiA: MASQDDLKRIAAEKAVEFVPENEYIGIGTGSTVNFFIEALGKSGKKIKGAVSTSKASSDLLARYEIPEVSLNDVMGLAVYVDGADEVNHSLQMVKGGGGAHLNEKIVANASEKFICIADASKYVSRLGKFPLPVEVVPMARSMVSRKLLAMGGQPELRVGFTTFNGNQIVDVHGLDINLPLTMEDEINKLTGVVENGIFARNAADVLVLGTEDGAKVIYPGD; the protein is encoded by the coding sequence ATGGCATCTCAAGACGATTTAAAACGTATTGCCGCTGAAAAAGCGGTGGAATTTGTGCCTGAAAACGAATATATCGGCATCGGCACAGGTTCGACAGTAAATTTCTTTATCGAAGCTTTGGGTAAAAGCGGCAAGAAAATCAAAGGTGCGGTATCGACTTCCAAAGCATCTTCCGATCTGCTCGCGCGTTACGAAATTCCCGAAGTATCGCTGAACGATGTAATGGGCTTGGCGGTTTATGTGGACGGTGCGGACGAAGTGAACCATTCCCTGCAAATGGTCAAAGGTGGCGGCGGTGCGCACTTGAATGAAAAAATCGTTGCCAACGCTTCCGAGAAATTTATCTGTATTGCCGATGCGAGCAAGTATGTATCGCGTTTGGGTAAATTCCCGCTGCCTGTGGAAGTGGTGCCGATGGCGCGTTCGATGGTTTCGCGCAAACTGTTGGCCATGGGCGGGCAGCCTGAGCTGCGTGTCGGTTTTACCACGTTTAACGGCAACCAGATTGTCGATGTACACGGTTTGGACATCAATTTGCCGCTGACGATGGAAGACGAAATTAACAAGCTGACCGGCGTGGTGGAAAACGGCATTTTTGCCCGAAACGCCGCCGATGTATTGGTTTTGGGCACGGAAGACGGTGCGAAAGTCATTTACCCGGGCGACTGA
- the ispF gene encoding 2-C-methyl-D-erythritol 2,4-cyclodiphosphate synthase: MKIRVGQGYDVHQLVENRPLILGGVTIPFEKGLLGHSDADALLHALTDALLGAAGLGDIGSHFPDTAAEFKDADSRVLLRKAYESVQAEGWRVVNVDTTVVAQKPKLAPHIPAMRANIAADLGLPESSVNIKGKTNEGLGYLGRQEGIEAQAVVLLEAV; encoded by the coding sequence ATGAAAATTCGCGTGGGTCAGGGATACGATGTTCACCAGTTGGTGGAAAACCGCCCGTTGATTTTGGGCGGTGTAACCATTCCGTTTGAAAAAGGTTTGTTGGGGCATTCGGATGCCGATGCGCTTTTGCATGCGCTGACGGATGCGTTGCTCGGGGCGGCAGGTTTGGGCGACATTGGCAGCCATTTTCCGGACACGGCGGCAGAGTTTAAAGATGCGGACAGCCGCGTTTTGTTGCGGAAGGCTTATGAAAGTGTTCAGGCTGAAGGCTGGCGGGTGGTGAATGTCGATACGACGGTGGTGGCGCAAAAACCGAAATTGGCACCGCACATTCCCGCCATGCGTGCGAATATCGCCGCAGACTTGGGTTTGCCGGAATCTTCTGTCAACATTAAAGGTAAAACCAACGAAGGCTTGGGTTATTTAGGCCGGCAAGAGGGCATCGAAGCACAGGCGGTGGTGTTGTTGGAGGCCGTCTGA
- the ispD gene encoding 2-C-methyl-D-erythritol 4-phosphate cytidylyltransferase — MGLKNIVLIPAAGVGARFGAGKPKQYVEIGGKTVLQHTLDIFLRHRSIDHIAVVLSPEDAFFQTASIEKTSILKCGGETRAETVRNGIDALFAAGLVEEGDRILVHDAARCCLPSEALDRLLAVASESVDGAVLAVPVADTLKRADSAGCVEMTVSRQALWQAQTPQLFPAGLLRRALAVPDLSSVTDEASAVEVLGVRPLLVLGDSRNLKLTLPQDELIVRLLLAQNA, encoded by the coding sequence ATCGGTTTGAAAAATATCGTATTGATTCCTGCAGCCGGCGTCGGTGCGCGTTTTGGTGCGGGAAAGCCCAAGCAATATGTGGAAATCGGCGGTAAAACGGTTTTGCAGCATACGTTGGATATTTTTCTGCGTCACCGTTCGATTGACCATATTGCGGTTGTATTGTCGCCGGAAGACGCATTTTTTCAGACGGCCTCCATTGAAAAAACCAGTATTTTGAAATGTGGCGGCGAGACGCGTGCGGAAACGGTACGCAACGGTATAGATGCTCTGTTTGCAGCCGGTTTGGTTGAAGAGGGCGACCGTATTTTGGTACACGATGCCGCGCGTTGCTGTTTGCCCTCAGAAGCATTGGACCGTTTATTGGCTGTTGCCTCTGAATCGGTTGATGGTGCGGTTTTGGCCGTGCCTGTTGCCGATACGTTGAAACGTGCCGATTCGGCAGGGTGTGTGGAAATGACGGTTTCCCGGCAAGCTCTGTGGCAGGCGCAAACGCCGCAGCTGTTTCCGGCCGGTTTATTGAGACGCGCCTTGGCTGTGCCTGATTTATCGTCGGTAACCGATGAAGCGTCGGCTGTGGAGGTTTTGGGAGTCCGTCCTTTGCTGGTGTTGGGCGACAGCCGCAATTTGAAGCTGACTTTGCCGCAAGACGAATTGATTGTACGCTTGCTGTTGGCGCAGAATGCTTGA
- the dnaQ gene encoding DNA polymerase III subunit epsilon: MSNRQIILDTETTGLYANNDDRLVEFAGLEMVNRQFTANNLHLYVHPERDMPEEAAAVHGLTIEVLEEKNAPVFAEVGRRIADFLRGAELIIHNAKFDVGFLNMEFTRMGLPTVEELGCTVTDTLAMAKEMFPGQKASLDALCTRFEIDRSKRVFHGALIDCELLGEVYLAMTRGQFSLVDNLQDEVSAGEEAQKTQRPEYLKVLCADEGELALHEAYLDALDKASDGQCAWRMGMQGESV; this comes from the coding sequence ATGAGCAACCGTCAGATTATTCTAGATACGGAAACAACCGGACTTTATGCCAACAACGATGACCGCTTGGTAGAGTTTGCCGGTTTGGAAATGGTGAACAGGCAGTTCACCGCAAATAATTTGCATTTATATGTGCATCCCGAGCGTGATATGCCGGAAGAAGCCGCAGCCGTACACGGTTTGACAATCGAAGTATTGGAGGAAAAAAATGCACCGGTTTTCGCCGAAGTAGGGAGGAGGATTGCCGATTTCCTGCGCGGCGCGGAACTGATTATCCACAATGCCAAGTTTGACGTGGGCTTTTTGAATATGGAGTTTACCCGTATGGGCTTGCCGACAGTTGAGGAACTGGGCTGTACGGTAACCGATACGTTGGCTATGGCCAAAGAAATGTTTCCCGGTCAGAAGGCGAGCTTGGATGCATTGTGTACCCGTTTTGAAATCGACCGCAGCAAGCGTGTTTTTCATGGTGCGCTAATTGACTGCGAGTTGTTGGGTGAAGTTTATTTGGCGATGACGCGCGGCCAGTTCAGCTTGGTGGATAATTTGCAGGATGAAGTATCTGCCGGTGAGGAGGCGCAGAAAACGCAGAGACCCGAATATTTGAAAGTCCTTTGCGCCGATGAAGGAGAGTTGGCCTTGCACGAAGCATATTTGGACGCTTTGGATAAAGCTTCAGACGGTCAATGTGCTTGGCGTATGGGTATGCAGGGAGAATCGGTTTGA
- a CDS encoding pseudouridine synthase: MQLLKYIQSQGLGSRKQCSRLIENGYIAINGQTADNPKSEIDPATVLTLTVDDEPITVVPMPYFYILLNKPADYETSHKPQHYPSIFSLFPDHMRQIDMQAVGRLDADTTGVILITNDGQFNHRVTSPKHKIPKLYRVTLKHPADDSLCHILKNGVLLHDDEETVYAAEAVLENPITLLMTITEGKYHQVKRMIAAVGNRVEQLHRERFDTWDTHGLKPGEWTFIQPA, from the coding sequence ATGCAACTACTCAAATATATCCAATCTCAAGGTCTCGGCAGCCGTAAACAATGCAGCCGCTTAATCGAAAACGGCTACATCGCCATCAACGGACAAACCGCCGACAACCCTAAAAGCGAGATTGACCCTGCAACCGTCCTCACCCTGACTGTCGATGACGAACCCATTACCGTTGTTCCCATGCCCTATTTCTATATTCTGCTCAATAAACCGGCAGACTACGAAACCTCGCACAAACCCCAACACTATCCCAGTATTTTCAGTCTTTTTCCCGACCATATGCGGCAAATAGATATGCAGGCGGTAGGCAGACTGGATGCAGACACAACCGGCGTTATCCTGATTACTAATGACGGACAGTTCAACCATCGGGTTACGTCACCGAAACACAAAATACCCAAACTCTATCGCGTCACCCTAAAACACCCTGCTGATGACAGCCTATGCCACATTCTGAAAAATGGAGTATTACTACATGATGACGAAGAAACCGTTTACGCAGCAGAAGCCGTTTTAGAAAATCCGATTACCCTGTTAATGACTATAACAGAAGGTAAATATCACCAAGTAAAACGAATGATTGCCGCCGTAGGTAACCGCGTCGAACAGCTGCATAGAGAGCGTTTCGACACTTGGGATACACACGGATTAAAGCCCGGAGAATGGACGTTTATTCAACCAGCATAA
- the gap gene encoding type I glyceraldehyde-3-phosphate dehydrogenase translates to MGIKVAINGYGRIGRQVLRAIYDYKLEDQLEIVAVNASGSIETNAHLTKFDTVHGRFASDVAHDEKNLIINGKAIPFFSTRNPAELPWADLGVDLVMECTGAFTSKAAAKVHLEAGAKKVLISAPGGDDVDATVVYGVNHNVLTPEMTVVSNASCTTNCLAPVAKALNDGIGISKGVMTTIHALTNDQTVTDVRHKDLRRARSGMENMIPTKTGAAKAVGLVLPELKGKLDGLAIRVPTINVSLVDLSFEASRDTTAEEINSIVKAASEGAMKGVLHYNTLPLVSMDFNHTTQASSFDSTLTKVTSGNMVKVFAWYDNEWGFSCQMLNTARAMFGLEVRPFNA, encoded by the coding sequence ATGGGCATTAAGGTTGCCATCAACGGTTATGGACGTATCGGTCGCCAAGTATTGCGCGCGATTTATGATTATAAACTGGAAGATCAATTGGAAATTGTAGCCGTCAACGCCAGCGGCAGCATCGAAACCAATGCCCATCTGACCAAATTCGATACCGTTCACGGTCGCTTTGCATCGGATGTCGCCCATGATGAAAAAAACCTGATTATCAACGGCAAAGCCATTCCGTTCTTCTCTACACGCAACCCTGCCGAATTGCCTTGGGCTGATTTGGGCGTGGATTTGGTGATGGAATGTACCGGTGCGTTTACCAGCAAAGCTGCGGCAAAAGTTCACTTGGAAGCAGGTGCCAAAAAAGTTTTGATTTCCGCACCCGGCGGCGATGATGTTGACGCTACCGTTGTTTACGGCGTAAACCACAATGTGCTGACTCCTGAAATGACCGTGGTTTCCAATGCTTCATGCACCACCAACTGCTTGGCTCCTGTTGCCAAAGCATTGAATGACGGCATCGGTATCAGCAAAGGCGTGATGACCACCATCCACGCTTTGACCAACGACCAAACCGTAACCGATGTTCGCCACAAGGATTTGCGTCGTGCGCGCAGCGGTATGGAAAACATGATTCCGACCAAAACCGGTGCGGCAAAAGCCGTAGGTTTGGTACTGCCTGAATTGAAAGGCAAACTGGACGGCCTGGCCATCCGTGTTCCGACCATCAACGTATCTTTGGTTGACTTGAGTTTTGAAGCCAGCCGCGACACTACTGCCGAAGAAATCAACAGCATTGTTAAAGCTGCCTCCGAAGGCGCTATGAAAGGCGTTCTGCACTACAACACCTTGCCTTTGGTTTCTATGGACTTCAACCACACTACCCAAGCCAGCTCTTTTGACAGCACGCTGACCAAAGTAACCAGCGGCAATATGGTTAAAGTATTTGCTTGGTATGACAACGAATGGGGCTTCAGCTGCCAAATGTTGAACACGGCCCGCGCGATGTTCGGTTTGGAAGTACGTCCTTTCAACGCATAA
- a CDS encoding M48 family metallopeptidase codes for MAVLSIITYLFSDGQSVDLLLKRNTKKNIIIRPHAANRLSVGIPKTMSEAQLKSWLGQNEDVLRRVLLRCPSRELIGQMPSFIWYKGQRCALALHEYPHIAYRDSAIYVPDLPWPKQKLLLCRFLMDQAEKELLPRLEFHADALRLYPAATALSSAKTFWGVCRSRTGIRLNWRLIGAPEFVTDYVCVHELCHLEHPDHSRDFWNKVNQSTPYTLAAKQWLKQYGSELFVLG; via the coding sequence GTGGCGGTTTTGTCGATAATCACTTATTTATTTTCAGACGGCCAATCGGTAGATTTGCTGCTTAAGCGCAATACCAAGAAAAATATTATTATTCGCCCGCATGCCGCAAACCGGTTGTCTGTCGGCATACCGAAAACCATGAGTGAAGCCCAGTTGAAATCTTGGTTGGGGCAAAACGAAGATGTTTTGCGTCGGGTTTTACTGCGTTGCCCGAGCCGTGAATTAATCGGGCAGATGCCGTCATTTATTTGGTATAAAGGCCAACGTTGTGCTTTGGCATTACATGAATATCCGCACATTGCCTATCGGGATTCGGCGATTTATGTGCCCGATTTGCCTTGGCCGAAACAAAAGTTGCTGTTGTGCCGTTTTTTGATGGATCAGGCAGAAAAAGAGTTGTTACCCAGATTAGAGTTTCATGCCGATGCTTTGCGGCTTTATCCGGCGGCAACGGCGTTGAGTTCGGCAAAAACATTTTGGGGCGTGTGCCGCAGTCGGACCGGTATCCGTTTGAATTGGCGTTTGATTGGTGCGCCGGAGTTCGTGACCGACTACGTTTGCGTGCATGAATTGTGCCATTTGGAGCATCCCGACCACAGCAGGGATTTCTGGAATAAAGTCAACCAATCGACGCCGTATACGTTGGCGGCAAAACAATGGCTGAAACAATATGGTTCGGAGCTGTTTGTGTTGGGTTAG
- a CDS encoding lysophospholipid acyltransferase family protein, whose product MLLIRNLIYWLVLVVATLVLFTLIIPFSLIPKGANRVGRCWALLLMWLLKNVVGLKYRVIGVENIPTRPSIICSKHQSGWETLALQELFPLHVFVAKRELFKIPFFGWGLKLAKTIGIDRSNRREANKQLMEQGLARKKEGFWIAIFPEGTRVAPGERGKYKLGAARMAKMFEMDMVPIALNSGEFWPRNSFFKYPGEITVVIGEPIAHDSGSAEELMAKCGHWIEEQQKQISGIGPKAAKAV is encoded by the coding sequence ATGCTGCTGATCAGAAATTTGATTTATTGGCTGGTGTTGGTGGTGGCAACATTGGTTTTATTTACGCTGATTATTCCGTTTTCATTGATACCCAAAGGCGCAAACCGAGTGGGGCGCTGTTGGGCTTTGCTGCTGATGTGGCTGCTGAAAAATGTAGTCGGTTTGAAATACCGCGTGATCGGTGTGGAAAATATTCCTACCCGGCCTTCCATTATTTGCAGCAAGCACCAATCGGGCTGGGAAACATTGGCTTTGCAGGAGCTGTTTCCGCTGCATGTTTTTGTGGCCAAACGCGAGTTGTTTAAGATTCCGTTTTTCGGCTGGGGATTGAAGCTGGCGAAAACCATAGGCATCGACAGAAGTAACCGCAGGGAAGCAAACAAACAGCTGATGGAGCAAGGCTTGGCGCGCAAAAAAGAAGGTTTTTGGATTGCTATTTTCCCGGAAGGTACGCGTGTTGCGCCGGGCGAGCGTGGCAAATACAAGCTGGGTGCGGCGCGTATGGCCAAAATGTTTGAGATGGACATGGTGCCGATTGCATTGAACAGCGGAGAGTTTTGGCCGCGTAATTCTTTTTTCAAATATCCGGGTGAGATTACTGTGGTGATCGGAGAACCAATTGCCCACGATTCCGGTTCGGCGGAAGAGTTGATGGCCAAGTGTGGGCATTGGATTGAAGAGCAGCAGAAGCAGATCAGCGGTATCGGGCCGAAAGCGGCAAAGGCCGTCTGA
- the gmhB gene encoding D-glycero-beta-D-manno-heptose 1,7-bisphosphate 7-phosphatase, translating to MKLIILDRDGVINHDRDDFVKSVDEWVPIEGSMDAIAFLTEAGYTVAVATNQSGIGRKYFTMQDLNEMHAKMHRLVQQAGGRIDGIWFCPHLADDKCDCRKPKPGMVVDILERFNADAESTWLVGDSLRDLQAIAAVGGKPALVLTGKGTKTLNQNGHELPEHTEVFENLLMFAQYLVQDKSDSEE from the coding sequence ATGAAACTGATTATCTTGGACCGAGACGGCGTGATTAACCATGACCGCGATGATTTTGTGAAATCGGTCGACGAATGGGTGCCGATTGAGGGAAGCATGGATGCGATTGCTTTCCTGACCGAAGCCGGATACACGGTTGCCGTTGCCACCAACCAATCGGGAATTGGCAGAAAATATTTCACCATGCAGGACTTAAACGAAATGCATGCCAAAATGCACCGTCTGGTTCAGCAGGCCGGCGGACGCATCGACGGCATTTGGTTTTGCCCGCATTTGGCCGATGATAAATGCGATTGCCGCAAGCCTAAGCCCGGTATGGTGGTCGATATTTTAGAGCGTTTTAATGCAGATGCGGAATCGACTTGGCTGGTCGGAGACAGCTTGCGCGATTTGCAGGCGATTGCGGCAGTCGGCGGAAAGCCGGCGCTGGTGCTGACCGGCAAAGGCACGAAAACTTTAAACCAAAACGGTCACGAACTGCCCGAACATACCGAAGTGTTTGAAAACCTGCTGATGTTTGCCCAATATTTGGTACAGGATAAATCAGACTCTGAAGAATAG